The following is a genomic window from Geminicoccaceae bacterium SCSIO 64248.
CAGCAGGAGGTCGACCGGAGCGAGGTCGGTTACCATAAGGTCGAAATCCAGATCGAGGCTCTGCTCGATCACCTGGGTCGCGACCACAACCCTGCTGCTACCCCTTGTCGACTCTGGTCCGAAGCCCGCGAGAATCTTCCCTTCAATCGTCAGCCGATCGCCCATCGCAAACCGCGCGTGGAAAAGGACCGGGTCCACGTCGATGGTACGTAGCCGATCGACGGCGTCGAGCGCGTCGTCAACCGTGTTGCGTATCCACGCCACGGCGGCGCCGCAGCGCGCCGCGTCTCCGATCGCGGCGAGCGCACCCGCGTCGTCGTCAAGTCGCTCGACGCGAACGCTGCGGACGAGGGCCGGACGAACCTCGAGAGCCATCTCGGTGGCTGTTGTAGTGCTCACGATCGTCGCCATCGGATAGTCCTTCGCATGCAGCGGCGGCGCCGGACGGCCCTGTCCTCGTGCGAAGGCTTCAGCCATCCGGCAGCGGGTCCGGGCAGGCAGCGTCGCCGAGAGCACGATCGCGCTGCCACCAGCATTCGCCTGAGCCGCGAGCAGCTCCTCCAGCTCGGTGGTGACATAGGCGTCGTAGGCATGCGCCTCGTCGATCACCAGGACGCGTTCCGTCAGACCCAAAAGCCGGATAGCCTGATGCTTGGCAGGCAAGATCGCTAGGATTGCCTGATCGATGGTGGCGCAACCGACATCGGCTAGAAACGCCTTGCGCCGATCGTCGGCAAGCCAGGCCGCGCACTCGGCGCTGCCGGCGTCGCCACCTCGCTCAGCATCGCCGGGTGGCGTCGCGCCAGCGATCCGTGCCGCCGCTTGAAACCGTGGGTTCAGGGCCGCGCTCCCATGCGCCAGGGCCAGGGACGGCGTTGCGTCGTCCGTGAACAGCCGACGGTAGATCAGCTCCATCCGGGCAAACAGGGCATTGGCGGTCGCCATCGTCGGCAATGTCATCACCAGGCCCGAAGCGCGGCCATCCGTCATCAGTCGCTGCGCCAGAATCATCGCAGCCTCGGTCTTGCCCGAACCGGTCACGTCCTCCACAATGACCAGGAGCGGGCCGTCCGGCAGCACGGCGTTCTCTACCCAGGCTTGCAGTGGACTTGCCGAACGCCCGCCTCCCGCGAGGGCCGCGAAGCCGGCGAATGGACGAGGCTGGGCCGGCTCAATGCCGGCCGCGATCACGGCCGCCATCGCCTGGGGCAAGGCGCGATCGCGCCAGTAGACATCTGGCGCGATCGCCGAGCATGTGTATGGAAAGTACTCCTGTTTTGATCCGATCCAGTCGGCCAGCGTCGCGAGGCCCGCAAGCGGCCATGTCGCGCTCTCCCAGCCGTCCAGCGGTGGCGCCAGAGACTTATTTTGCGGCAGAAGCGCATCGACCTGCCGGACCATCTCAGCGGCAACATTGAGGACGGAGCGATCCCTTCCGAACAGAGCGGCATCGGTGGCCGATCGCCGCGTGCCCGCGACGGGACGGCCGTGGTGGCCAAAAAACGGATCGAGGAAGGCATCAATCTCGCTCGGAAGCCAGCTGTCGAGAAGATTGAATTGGTGGCGCTCGCCGAGGGTCGTCAGCAGCCACAAACCAGTCACGCCGTGTCCGGGATCGCCAGGTGGGTCCGATGGCAGCGGCCCAAGAACCGAAGCAGGCCAGCGCTCGGCGACTTTAGCCTGGAAGGGCCGCGTCAGTTTGCCAATGTCGTGGAGGGCCAATAGCACGGTCACCAGGTTGCAAACTTGATCCTCCTCCCCGTTCATCAGCAGGCTCAACCGCTTCAAGAGAGGGCGCTTGCTGCGCAAGAGGACAGCTCCGACTGCCGCAACGTCCAACCCGTGCCACAGCACCGGATGCCAGGAGCACGTCGCTCCAGGAAGTGGTCGCGCCTTGCCCCAGAAGAGCAGCAAATCCTGGACATCCATCATCAAGGGTACTCATTTGCTAGCAGACTTCTAGTGTCTGCCCATACTTGTCCTCAGGATCTGAACCTATGGCCTCTGCCTTCGGAGGGCGCACCCCCTCTGACTGTGAGCTTAGGGTCTGTTGCCCCCGCGAAAGGATTGCGGAAGATGATTAAAAAGATCCCCCACTGCACGCCGTGCTCGATACCCCTGCCGTCGCCGTCGGAGATGCTCGGTCCGGTCATGGAGGAGATGGCAGCGCTGGCATAGCGCGGCGAGGTTGCGCGATCGATTGTGGCTGGGGTCGTGATCCCGATGCGCGGTCGCCAGGATCACCCGGGTTCGCTTCAGCCGCGTGCGCTGCTCGCCCTGGCTGGGCCAGGCGACCGCCCTGCCCTTGCCGCTGCGCCAGATGTCCTGCGCGGCATCCCACCAGCGGCCGTCGCCGAGATGCCAGACCCATGTCCCGTGCGGCCGGCCGCAGCGCTCGCAGCGGCCCTGGGCGCGCACGAAGCGGATCTGCACGCTCAGCTCACGCCAATCGATGGGGTAGAGGTAGCGCAGCTCCTTGCGGATCGGCATGACCGCTGCCCTCCCCTGCCCTAGACCACGCCCCAGGCGCGATACCGGCCCCGCCCGGTCAGCTCGCGCAGATGCGGCCGGACCTCA
Proteins encoded in this region:
- the cas3 gene encoding CRISPR-associated helicase Cas3', with the translated sequence MDVQDLLLFWGKARPLPGATCSWHPVLWHGLDVAAVGAVLLRSKRPLLKRLSLLMNGEEDQVCNLVTVLLALHDIGKLTRPFQAKVAERWPASVLGPLPSDPPGDPGHGVTGLWLLTTLGERHQFNLLDSWLPSEIDAFLDPFFGHHGRPVAGTRRSATDAALFGRDRSVLNVAAEMVRQVDALLPQNKSLAPPLDGWESATWPLAGLATLADWIGSKQEYFPYTCSAIAPDVYWRDRALPQAMAAVIAAGIEPAQPRPFAGFAALAGGGRSASPLQAWVENAVLPDGPLLVIVEDVTGSGKTEAAMILAQRLMTDGRASGLVMTLPTMATANALFARMELIYRRLFTDDATPSLALAHGSAALNPRFQAAARIAGATPPGDAERGGDAGSAECAAWLADDRRKAFLADVGCATIDQAILAILPAKHQAIRLLGLTERVLVIDEAHAYDAYVTTELEELLAAQANAGGSAIVLSATLPARTRCRMAEAFARGQGRPAPPLHAKDYPMATIVSTTTATEMALEVRPALVRSVRVERLDDDAGALAAIGDAARCGAAVAWIRNTVDDALDAVDRLRTIDVDPVLFHARFAMGDRLTIEGKILAGFGPESTRGSSRVVVATQVIEQSLDLDFDLMVTDLAPVDLLLQRMGRLWRHPARNPHRPISGPRLLVVSPAPVEAPPSDWLSSALPGTSYVYPDHALLWRSARSILGRGEVHIPGDVRELVEEAYDDPAEVPEALARAADQARGKAHGQTWIARTNTLDLTKGYAPGSGEWAVERMIPTRDAEDYLTVRLGGMRGSRIVPWCEDPNPRRAWALSEIKVRRSRAVTAITPAGVRHQSLTSWSSCRSNPQANPPECWPSPWAIPPESAAS